The Triticum aestivum cultivar Chinese Spring chromosome 6D, IWGSC CS RefSeq v2.1, whole genome shotgun sequence genomic sequence AGATAAAAACAagggaaaacaacaactggcactaggcactaggttaataggttagtcccaaaaatgatataaaatagcatattaatgcatataaaacatccaagatagataatataatagcatggaacaatcaaaaattatagatacattggagacgtatcaggccgcaCCTCCGCCATTCTCGGAGTGTTGAGGTCATTGTCCGATGATTCCCCAATGACTCCCTTAGCATTCTTTTTGGAGgaaaacttcctaaagatactcatcttattcctatgaataaaattctgaaaattttggtccacaaaatttttgtcaacaaaatttcacaagattgatagcaactactcatacaggtgcctagaggccatattaaacattcaaactacttagaacttaagaattcaacatgcaagcccatttacagcagcaccaagagtagctaattattcaaaatataaaccactagagCAAAACCTGATTGGAgcaatgaaggagtcacataccaattAGCAATCCTCCAAAATAGTTTAGgtaatggagcttcgagcaaagagatcgaaatccgcgggtttgagagcaagaacacgagagagagagagagagagagagagagagagagagagagctatggtGATTTTTTTTCTCGGGGTAGGAGAAGACATgtgctaaagagataagtgaggggaccCACATAGGACCCAccacccactagggcgtgcctggggtggctggcacgccctggtgtctcgtGGGCACTAGGGGACCCCCCCTCTAATGTTATTTgtaccagaaattcagaaatattcagaaaaaatcatgttaaaatttcaggtcattttgagcacttttatttttgggtcatttttttgcATAGAAAAATCAGAAAATAGggtaaacatggcattttattttatttaactaagaaaaacagaaaaaaaaaagtgGGGACAGAAGGTTGTGCTTAGTAAATTCATCAACCACATGCCTCTCGAAAACagtccattaataaggttgatcaagtcttattaacaaccatttTTGATTAACATGAACCCAAAGAACTTCCGTAAAAACggtaagttacctcaacggggatatgcatatccccaacaacAAGTATGTCATATTTATTTTTGGTAGTAGGTAAagggagttgaaaacttccaatagtaattgtcggAGAATTTTCAATAACATTATTGCCATTaacttgaaattgtttcttcggaaagtacaccgtatgctcattaccattgatatgaaaagtaacttttcttttattgcaatcaataacatcccctgcagtattcaaaaatggtctaccaaggatcattgacatattgtcgtcctcgggcatctcaagtataacaaagtctgttaagatagtaacatttgcaacaacaacgggcacatcctcacaagtaccgataggtatggtagttgatttgtcagccatttgcaatgatatctcagtaggtgtcagtttattcaaatcaagtcttttatataaagagaaaggcataacactaacaccagctcctaaatcacacaaagcagttttgacataatttcttctaatagagcatggtatagttggcattcccggatctccaagtttcttaggtactccatccttaaaataataattagcaagcatggtggagatttcaacttcatgtatctttcttttattagtgacaatttctttcatgtatttagcataaggggccatctttaaaatatcagtcaagcgagtgtgcaaaaagactggcctaagcatttcagcaaaacgTTCAATTCTTCATCCtcttttttcttagatggtttaggtggaaagggcatgggtttctgaaccaatggttctatttctttaccatgttttctagcaacaatgtctctcttatcatatcgtttatttttgggttgtgggttatcaagatcaacaacaggttctatctcaacatcattatcttgTCCTTTATTATTGTgtggttgagtatcttcatgaacatcatcattatcattttcattttcactaggtgaatgttcattaccagattgagtttcagcatctgaggtAGAGGCATCATTGTTATGTTCAGGAGGTTTTTCAAttttaggttcactagaggtatgcaaagtcctatcatttttattttttcttcttctttttagaaggactaggtgcatcaatattagttctatGAGAGTCTTGtttaattcttttagggtgtccctagggataaagtggttcctgagtcattttacctcctctagttgctactctaacagcataatcatttatattattgttcatttcattaaGCAATTCTCTTtgggatttagcaacttgttctagctaAGTATGAACAATAGAAGCATGTTTACCTACACCTCTAGcatcattagtgattctaaataacaagtcactcaagcgagcaatcatatcagaattttgttcattgaagtgatcttgtttcctaATGTAGTTATCAAATTCATATAGGCATTGGTTAGGATGTTTATTGTAAgggatgtcaccttcatcaaactttaatAGTAGTTGTGACAGTaccaatagcaatagtaacttaacaagaacaatatgtgggcattggatcggtgaattggTTGGATGTTATTCATCATATATCAGTcgtaacctagggcgacacagaactagctccagttcataaatataatgtaggcatgtattccgtaaacagCCATaagtgcttatgaaaaagaacttgcatgacatgttttgtcctatcctcccgtggcagtggggtccataaggacactaagggatattaggcctccttttaatagagaaccggaacaaagcattaacacatagtgaatacatgaactcctcaaactacggtcatcactggaaagtatcccaattactatCACCCTGGGGTTACGGATCATAACATGTAACAGgcgcatataacttgcaagatcgaatctagtACATAGaaataatggtgaaaacataaacggctcagatctggaatcatggcacttgggcccttgtgacaagcattaagcatagcaaagtcatagcaatatcaatcttagcacatagtggatactagggatcaagccctaacaaaactaactcgattacatgatgaatctcatacaactcctcaccgaccagtcagcctacgaaggaattactcactcccggtggggagcatcatggaattggtgatgaaggagggttggtgatggcgaagaccgaagattcccctctctagagccccgaacgggctccagatcgggcctcccggtgaagaacaagaggtggcggtggctccatatcgtaaaatgcgatgaaacttcctctcctatttttctggaaaaaataggattttatagtgtcgggattagggtcagcggagccccGAGGGCCCCAccgcccaccagggcgcgccagaggggggtggcgcgccctggtgtcttgtgggcagccagggcacccctccggtgggtcttggttctagtattttttatttattctgaaatAATACTCCAAAAGTTtcatccaattccgagaacttttatttctgcacaaaaacaacaccatggtagttctgctgaaaacagcgtcaatccgggttagtttcatccaaatcatgagaattagagtccaaaacaagggcaaaagtgttaggaaaagtagatacgatggagacgtatcaacagcccGGATGCCTCGCCGAAGACACGAAGCAGCTCCCGGATGACCCGGAGATCGCGGGTCGAGGGGTGGCAGAAGATAACAATCTCGTCAGCGTAGAGGGAAATGCTCGACGAGGCATGTCGAGTGGTGAGGCGCTGGAGCAAGCCGCGCCTGTGGGCATGAAGAAGAAGCGAGTTCAGGGCATCAATGACAATAGTAAAGAGCATCGGGGAGATGGGCTCTCCCTGCCGCAACCCACAGGCGTGGTCAATCAGAGGTCTAGGAGAGCCATTTATGAGAATGCGCGTACTGGACGTGGAGAGTAGGATGACTATCCACTCGATGCAACGTCCTCCGAAGCCCAGGTGGCGAAGGACGTCGATGAGGAAGGGCCAAGAGACCGTGTCAAACACGCGCGCGATGTCGAGCTTGAGAAGGACATGAGGCATGCGGAAGTTGTGCAACTAGCGGGCGGTCTACTGGACTAGCATGAAGTTGTCGTGCACGCACCGGCCCGCGATGAATGTGCTTTGATTGGTGGAGACAAGCTGGCCGAGGTCCGGGGCAGCGAAGCGAAAGAACCTTGGCGATGAGCTTTGCCACAAGATGTATCAGTCTGATGGGGCGGTAGTCTGAGAGGGAGGAGGCGTCCGGCTTCTTCGGGATGGGAGTGATGAGGGCCTCATTAAGGCGCTGCAGACTATGCCCATTCATGGAGTAGAACTTTTCGAACACGGCGCACATGTCAACTTTGATCGTGTCCCAGCAAGCCACAAGGAATTCCGCCATGAACCCATCGGGGCCCGGGGCCTTGCCGCGGGGGAGCGCCTTGACCGCACGCCAAATCTCATCCTCCGAGAATGGGAGCTCAAGGCCGACAAGATCGAAGGTGCGGTCGTTGATCTAGCTCAGGTCGATGGAGAAATCGTGAGTTTTGGGGGTGCCGAGGAGCGAGGAGAAGTGGTGGAACACAACTTCAGCCATGCCCTGCTCGTCGAACACCGTGGAGTTCTCATGCTGGAGGGACAATATACGGTTCTTCTGCAATCTGTGGGCAGCgtggattttgaaaaaggcggTGTTGGTCTCGCCCTCCTTAAGCTAGCCGAAACTCGCACGGTCGTGAGCGATGGATCTCTCCAACGAGGCCAATCCAAGGTAAGCGCGCTTGAGATTGCCTCGGAGCCAAGCTTCGGAGGGGGAGAGAGCCTGGAAGTCTTGGGTAGCGTCAAGGCGGGCAGTCAGTTCCCGCGCAATCATCAGCTGCAGAGATACGTAGCCATGGATACGCACCCCCCAGCTCTGGAAGCGGCGGGCCGTGTGTTTGAGGCGGAGGCAAACACACCGGAACAAGTCCGGGTCGTGAACGGAGCCCCAAGCGTCCGCCACCGTTTCCTGAAAGCCTTCGAGCTTGATCCAGTATCGCTCAAAGTGGAAGCGTTGAGGGCCAGCGTGGCGCGGAGTGCAATCCAGAAACAGAGGGCAATGATCGCACGCCGTCGAGGCAAGGCACTGGAGGATGGAGTGAGGCTGTGAGAGCTCCCAATCAGAGGTGCAAAGGAATCCGTCATTGCGCACGAGCGTGGGCGATTCCCTCTCATTGGACCAGGTGTATCAACGGCCATACATGTACACGTCGCGCAGCTCCATGTCGGCGATGAAGCGGCGGAATCGGCTGGAAGTGCGCCGGTTAATACGCCCGTTACTCTTATCTCCGGAAGAGGAGACAAGGTTGAAGTCGCCCCAAGGAGCCAGGGGCCAGCGCAAGATGCGCGAGTGTCCTGCAGGTCCTCGAGGAACAGGATCTTATCATGGTCCTCCTGCGGGCTGTACACACCAGTGATCCACTATGGGTGCACGCCTAAAACAAGTATCTCTGATTTATTCTAAAGTtagtacagagggagtagtattccTTTTCACTTAAATGATTTTTGAATTTTAAACACACGGAATACTCCTATATATATTGCAACATTATGTGCAACCAAAATTCGTTTTGGTCAAACAGATGCCAAATTTACGGAATATACGTTCAAAATGGACCTTCCACGAGATATATACCCTGGAGGCGTTGATACATTCGAACCTCGCTGGCCGATAACTAACCCAGATGAGATCCAAGGATTTAAACTGTCCCGCGGCGTTTACGCTGTCGCATGCAGCAGCACAGCCACAGATCGAGTCCTCCCCCTCGTGGACTAAACCCGCCGCCCGCAACCACCTAGCTCGGGTATATAAATACACCCCCTCCCTCTACCAGAACCCCCGAAGAGATCGATCGATCGCGAGAGACGGGAGGGCGCGAGGGCCAACAGCATGAGACCCATGGCTTCCTTCGGCGCTGCCGCCTGCTTCCTCCTCTGCGCGCTGCTCCTCGTCCAGCCcgcccccgccgctgccgccggcgagaAGCGGTCCTACGTCGTGTACCTCGGCGAGCATGCGCACGCGTCGCGGCTGCACGACCTCCCAGCCGTCGACCTGGCGGCGGTCGAGGGGAAGGCCGCCGACTCGCActacgacctcctcgccaccgtccTCGGAGAGTAAGCAGGCCACGGCCGCCGTTGTTTCTTGAACCGATGATCAGGTGTAGATGCGTGTGCATGGAGGTTGGCTGACGTGGATTTTCTCTCTGTTGCGCTCATCGCAATGCAGCAAGGCGAAGGCGCGGGAGGCCATCTTCTACTCGTACACCAAGCACATCAACGGCTTCGCCGCCAACCTCGACGCCGACGAAGCCGCCCAGATCGCCCGTGAGTAGTCTCTCTCTACCGCCTGCATGACCGCCGTGGTGGATCGACGGCGTTTGCTCCTGAAATATGGTGTCGTCGATCGATTAACTGACTGACTGCTTTCCGGTCGTGATCTAATCTGCAGGGCTGCCGGAGGTGGTGTCGGTGTTCCGGAACAGGGGGTACCAGCTGCACACGACGCGGTCGTGGCAGTTTCTTGGCATCGCCGGGCCCGGAGGCGTCCCGCGCGGAGCGTCCTGGCGCAAGGCTAAGTTCGGCGAGGGCGTCGTCATTGGCAACATCGACACCGGTACTTGCATGATCCGATTTATATACAATCAATCGGGTTGACTTAATCTGACTACAAATATTTTGGACAGTATATATATCAGGAAGCCAGAAGATCCGTAAAGTGCCAAAAATATATATTTTGAGTAGATATACCAGTACTAAAATTGTCTTAGATTAGATTACCCCGCATGTTACCCCAGAATTAGATATATAATTTCTAAATATTGTGCAAAATACTAATACAGTCCTGGCGATTTGAATTATGTACAAAATTTGAGCATATGCTAAAAAGAAATTTCATCATGAAAAGTTTGTGTGCATGCCACAATTAAATGTAAAGAGATTTAAAACTCACTTAGAATGCACTAATGCATGTTGTTGCATGATAAGGGTTCACATGCATAGACCTGACGTACGATAGTTTTGATGATTTGAAAGCATGCACGTTGAGACAATTAGAAGTACTAGTTGGAATTACTCTTTTGTTAGGGTTGCACGCGTGTATTATGATGGTGACCAAGGCGCATAATTATAGACGCGTTAGGACAAAATTACCTTTGGCAAATGTATTGGTTAGTGGCAAGTAGATCGGTGAGTTGAGGAAACTAATAGATACATGCAATCGAGAGAGaaatattttcctttttttaataTAAGGAGAGATACAGAAAATCAGGAAGAGATACTTTCCTCTTTCTGGAGGGATAAAAAGGAAATTACGTggatttataaaaaatgcatcttacattgtggaattttatcaaaaaacaaatacaccttatctaaagaaatggagggagtatatagtaaGGTCAGCAGAGTAGCCAGAGTGTTGTTGACTTTTTCCCATTCACTAATGGATGCATCTTTATAGCTGGTCTTTGACAGATCGAGTATATAGGACCATCCAATGATTCCATAGTGGCTTCCCATCTGTAGTACATGCAACCATGCTAGATGCTATCCTACCCTACATTCCTCTAGAGTACTTACTTTCTCGACATGCTTACAATTCTGATGCAGCCAAAGGATGGGCCATAATCCAACATACATACCCCAGACCAATCAGTGTCCATCTGGAAAAATTTCCTGGTCCACGTTAAAAGGAGCCAGCAGATTTTTCATGGAATTTCTGCGGTCCAAACAGGCCTCCAATTGAGGACCTTTTATTTAACCGTTGTACTGAAATAGTTGTCTCTACTTTGGATTGGAATCTGCCGTTCAAATTGATTTGTATTTCAATGGTGTTGCTGATATATACGTGCTCTTGTGCTCTATGGATGTGAAGGTGTGTGGCCAGAATCGGAGAGCTTTCGGGATCATGGGCTGGGACCAGTCCCCAAGCACTGGAAAGGAACATGCGAGAAAGGCCAAGACGACAACTTCCACTGCAATGCGTAAGCTAACGTGCTCTTGTGATCTAAACGCCGTTATATTTCATTACTTGTCAAATTTCAATTGACTGAGACTTCGTTATGTCTCTATCAATGATATCTTCGTGAGATCCTACGTTAAGATTTGTGCatattttttgttttagttttttttctcttttccttttttatatGTTATGTTATTTGATTGAGACTTGGTTAATTCTAAGTCAACTGAGAGCTACCACACATTTAATTAATGCGTGCATGCATTCTTGTGCTAATTAGTCACATAACTATGTTCGTTTAGAGCAATGTTTGTTTCCTTTTCAGATCCACACTTGAAGTCTATACTGTGCACGTACGTTTGATCCAAAAAGTTGATATACTTTTATCTAGTGTAGCACTATAGTTGAGACCACCACCATGCACATATGAGCTGTGGGAGAGTACGACCACCACCAGCCGATGCCTCTAAGGTATCTACTAGTGGTAAGTGGCAATGATGGATAGATGTGCATGCTTTGACTGcatgcatcatgtctatccttgaGAATTCCTTTAATCCCGGACGACAGTGACACTGCACTGAGTCTGAGTGGTATATAGTGTCTCCCGGCCCCACCTGTAAAGAGATAGTCAGCGAGAGAAGAAAGGACAGGAAAAGTTGCATGcctttaacagaaaagaaaaaacatcAGATTTCACTGTATACTCTTGTCTTTTCTCCCTGCACAAACGAAgaattttagaagaaaaaaaattgagTGTGCTCAATGATGCATTGATCGTAAGGATAATGGACATTGTCCATGAGAGTTTCAGTTTATTCATCGAGCTGTATAGAGCGATTTTTTATAGTTCTCTCTGAATTTTTGGAGCGCATGCATGCAGGAAGCTGATCGGGGCGCGCTACTTCAACAAGGGGTACGGGTCGGAAGGGCTCGACACCAAGGCTCCCGAGTTCAACACCCCGCGGGACAACGAGGGGCACGGCACGCACACGCTGTCCACGGCCGGTGGCTCGGCGGTGCCCGGCGCCAGCGTGTTCGGCTTCGGCAACGGCACGGCCTCCGGCGGCTCTCCACGGGCGCACGTGGCCGCGTACCGCGTGTGCTACAAGCCCGTGAACGGCAGCTCGTGCTTCGAGGCGGACATCCTGGCCGCCTTCGACGCCGCCATCCACGACGGCGTGCACGTCCTGTCTGTCTCCCTCGGCAACGATGGTGAGCCCTACGACTACTTCGACGACGCCATCTCCATCGGGTCCTTCCACGCCGTCCGCCGCGGCATCAGCGTTGTCTGCTCGGCCGGAAACTCGGGCCCCAAGCCCAGCTCCATCTCCAACCTTGCGCCGTGGGTCTTCACTGTCGGTGCCAGCACCATGGACCGCGAGTTCCCGTCTTACGTCGTGTTCAACGGCACAAAGATCAAGGCCCGCTTCTTCCCTAGCTATCTCACAGTTATTGTTACTATCATTTCTGGAAGATAATTAATCAAACTGTTTTGATGCATGCAGGGGCAGAGCATGTCGGAGACATCGCTCAAGGGCAAGGAGTCTTACCCCATGATCGATTCCGCTGAAGCCGCAGCGCCCGGCAGAGCGGTAGATGACGCGTACGTGTATCAATGTCTCTTATATTGTTAATCTTCTATACGACCAAGTACTAGTAATGTGCGGCCTttacatgatgatgacgatgaatgTGTGTGCGAGTGCAGCAAGATTTGCCTGCAGGGGTCGCTGGACCCGGAGAAGGTGAAAGGGAAGATCGTGGTGTGCCTGCGTGGGACGAGCGCGCGTGTGGCCAAGGGCCTGACGGTGCTCCAAGCCGGCGGCGCCGCCATGGTGCTCGCCAATGACGCCGCCTCGGGCAACGAGATTATCGCGGACGCGCACCTGCTCCCGGCCACGCACATCAGGCACAGCGACGGCCTCACCCTATACAACTACCTCAAATCCGCCAAGTAAGTAAACCAAACCATGAATAAAGCCTACGGCGTAATCTATATTAATTACTGCTTCTAAATAATTGGCACATTTAGATGGATgcatgacgttgtttctccgtttttTGGAAAGGTCACCAGAGGGGTACCTTGAGAAGCCGGAGACGATCCTGGAGACGAAGCCAGCGCCGTACATGGCCGCTTTCTCCTCGCAGGGACCCAACCCCGTCAACCCGGAGATTCTCAAGCCCGACATCACGGCGCCCGGGGTGAGCGTGATCGCCGCGTTTACCCGCGCCATGGCCCCCACGGAGCTCGCCTTCGACGAACGCCGCGTCGCCTTCACGTCCATGTCTGGGACGTCCATGTCGTGCCCGCACGTCTCTGGCCTCGTGGGGCTCCTCAAGGCCCTCCACCCAGACTGGAGCCCCTCCGCGATCAAGTCGgcaatgatgacgacggcgatcgACGTGGACAACAAGGGCGAGTCCATCCTCAACGCATCCTTGGCGCCGGCTGGGCCCTTCGCCTACGGCGCCGGCCACGTGTGGCCGAGCCGCTCCATGAACCCCGGCCTCGTCTACGACCTCGGCCCCGACCACTACCTCGACTTCCTCTGCGCGCTCAAGTACAACGCCACGGTCCTGTCCATGTTCAACGGCGAGCCGTACAAGTGCCCCGAGAAGGCCCCCAAGATCGAGGACCTCAACTACCCGTCCATCACCGTCGTCAACCTCACGGCCTCCGGCGCAATGGTGAAGCGCACGGTGAAGAACGTTGGCTCCCCGTGCAAGTACAAGGCGATGGTGCGCCAGCCGGCTGGCGTGCATGTGACGGTGAGCCCCGACGTGATGGAGTTTGGGAAGAAGGGGGAGGAGAAGACGTTCGAGGTCAAGTTCGAGACCAAGAACGCCAAGCTGGCCAAGAACTACGCGTTTGGCGCGCTCATATGGAGCAACGGTGTCCAGTTCGTGAAGAGCCCCATCGTTGTCAAGACGGCGGCATGAAAGGGCAACCGGGTAAAATTATATCGATCGGGTGTTGGCGTTTGATTAGCTTAGGAATCAATCATATCGAGCGTTAGGGTTTCCATTAGCTTAGGAATTAAGCCACTGTAGAGAGAAACAGACACGCATATGTTATTTAGGTCTTTATTAGGCCTGTGGAACAATAATCAAGTGAAGGGGAATAATAAAGTGGTTAGTAGTTCTTCGCAGGGGTTTGCATGGTGTTTTTTATTTTGAAAGCACGACGCCGGCTGCCGCGCAGTGAAGAGAGCTCGTCTGGTCGTCTTCTCCCTCCAAGGCAGGATCAGGCCCAACCTCCACGCCACCAGCTCCACCCCCATATCTCTTTCCTTCCAGGTTAGTTTCAGGTCCGCTTAAAAATTTCAGGTTAGCTCATCTAAAAACAGTTTAAGGTTAGTTCGCATAATTTAATTAGAAGTGTTATTTGGTTGACTGTCATTGTTACTTATCCGATCTGAATCTAATGAAATATGTAATGTGCCGAAGAGATAATTACACGATAGTACCACATTTGGGGCGGTGGTGGCGAATTGGTATCACTTTTggaaatttttacgtgtcagtaccacgtTTGGGTCTAACCGTTGCAAATCGAGCTAATCTTCGTATTTCTACGTATTGACGCTGGAACTGACCGCCCGGGCCGCGCGTCAGCTGCCACGCTGGCAAATCAGCACCCGCCCGCTCGCCCGATACGTgcggtccggctcgaaccggaccgGCTCGTGCTCTGTCTCTCCCTCCTCGCTCGTgccttcctcctcgctcctctctcgccgccctcgtcgccgcccgCAGCGTTGCCGGACcggaccgccgccgcccgccatggtTTTCGAAGACGAAAGGAGTGAGGAGACGTCCAGCCTGACGTACATGCACTCGACCTCATCCACGGACAGGCTTAACCAGGTGATTTCCCTTGAGctaggtttagggttagggtttcagaTTTGGGGCTTTTTGATTTGGTTGATTTTGCTGGGTTTTGATTTGGGCATTTTGTTTGTATGAGGTTCGGCAGGTCCCTTTCAGCGTTGAAGATCCAGATTACCAGGGGCTTGAGTTGGAAACGATGTCGCCATGTGAGAAGCACGGGAAGGCATATGAGAGGCTTGTCGCAtttgaaggaacagacacagggaGAAGGTTCTTAGCATGTGCAGAGCCGGTATGAATTGTAGGGTGATAGTTGGATATTATATTTTGGTTGATAGTGTCATTTTATTGTTGGTTTGACAGTGGCATATTGAACATGACTACAAGGCCTGATTATTAGGGCATATTCACTTTTGCAACAGCAGTGGCAGTAGTTTCATGACAGTGGTACTGTTATTTAGCAGTGGCATTGTTCTTGGTATCATGTGAAATATTCAGTTTGGGACTTCTACAAGTTTTATATTGCTGTTGTGGCATTTTTATGTACTTAATGACAGTGCACTGTTAATTATGTTGTTCTTACACTTTTACTCCTGTTTGGAACTAAATATTGAGTGCAAATCTGTTCAAATCTGTAGCTGAGTGGTGTTGTAATTTGTCATGCTGTTATTTAGTGGGTAGGTACATCTCAATTACCAGTGTAGCTTAGTGCTGCTATTATTACCAATTTAGAAAGGAAAAACAGTGGTAGGAACTAATGTAGCTTAGTGCAGTAGTTATTTACCTGTGGTATGAACTAACTTGTTTATTATTTATCTTTCTGCTCTTTTTGCAGGAAGGGCAGAATTGTGGGTTTGTTGAATGGGTTGATCACCAGTGGCCCCCAACAATGCAAAATGCATTGTTGAAGCTGTGGGCAATGGTTGAAGATAGCAGGAGTGCTAGGGTGAATGATAATCTTGAAAGTTCTTTCACTATCCACCATCtgacagaagagaagaacaagTTGGAGGCCAACTATGATAAGCTAGTCCAAGATGTGCATGAGCTTATGAGCTTCCAGAAGGAGAGGGTGGTGGATTTCGGACATCTGCAGTCTGCCATTACATATCAGCATGAATGCAGAAGTGACCTGGTGGCTGATATGAAGGCACAGATGGCAAAGAGAGATGCAGAGTCTAAGAAGCTTAAGCAGAATTATGAAGTGCTACTGAACCTGACAAGATCTCAAGCTACAGTCATCCAGAACCTGAAGTTGAAGCATATTACAGACAAGCAATTGCTTAGTGAAGCTAAGATGAACTTGGAGTTGAAGAATGCAGAGCTCACAAAGtctgaggagaagctcacccaagaTAAGCTAGAGTTGAAGTTTCAGGTTTTAGATTTGCTTAAGGGAAAGGAAAAGCATGGTGAAGAGATGGTGCAGCTAGAGCTTCAGTTTGCTGAGCTGatgaaggcagaggagaagctgaaggagaagatcaaggggatCCAGGCCATCTTAGAGAAGTGAAGAAAATGAATATGAGACTAGTGGGCAATGCTGACCTTTTGGGCATGATGGTTGTGTAGTGTATGGCTCTACTAAATGTGAACTTCTCTAAGATGAACTATGGCTGTGTATGTATGTAGTAAATATGCTTttcatccttttgtgagaaaaggatgaactatGCATCTAAACTCCACTATGTATTATGAACAATGGTTGTGTACCCTATAATATGTTGAACTCCAGTAACTATTGTGTGTTATGTTTGCTAGACTTGAAATGAtgttatatcatgcattggaagatGGATCAGATATTCTGTGTTAT encodes the following:
- the LOC123144183 gene encoding subtilisin-like protease SBT5.3 is translated as MRPMASFGAAACFLLCALLLVQPAPAAAAGEKRSYVVYLGEHAHASRLHDLPAVDLAAVEGKAADSHYDLLATVLGDKAKAREAIFYSYTKHINGFAANLDADEAAQIARLPEVVSVFRNRGYQLHTTRSWQFLGIAGPGGVPRGASWRKAKFGEGVVIGNIDTGVWPESESFRDHGLGPVPKHWKGTCEKGQDDNFHCNAKLIGARYFNKGYGSEGLDTKAPEFNTPRDNEGHGTHTLSTAGGSAVPGASVFGFGNGTASGGSPRAHVAAYRVCYKPVNGSSCFEADILAAFDAAIHDGVHVLSVSLGNDGEPYDYFDDAISIGSFHAVRRGISVVCSAGNSGPKPSSISNLAPWVFTVGASTMDREFPSYVVFNGTKIKGQSMSETSLKGKESYPMIDSAEAAAPGRAVDDAKICLQGSLDPEKVKGKIVVCLRGTSARVAKGLTVLQAGGAAMVLANDAASGNEIIADAHLLPATHIRHSDGLTLYNYLKSAKSPEGYLEKPETILETKPAPYMAAFSSQGPNPVNPEILKPDITAPGVSVIAAFTRAMAPTELAFDERRVAFTSMSGTSMSCPHVSGLVGLLKALHPDWSPSAIKSAMMTTAIDVDNKGESILNASLAPAGPFAYGAGHVWPSRSMNPGLVYDLGPDHYLDFLCALKYNATVLSMFNGEPYKCPEKAPKIEDLNYPSITVVNLTASGAMVKRTVKNVGSPCKYKAMVRQPAGVHVTVSPDVMEFGKKGEEKTFEVKFETKNAKLAKNYAFGALIWSNGVQFVKSPIVVKTAA